A portion of the Syntrophaceae bacterium genome contains these proteins:
- the gyrA gene encoding DNA gyrase subunit A, with translation MELYQKNIPVNIEDEMKKSYMDYAMSVIIGRAIPDVRDGLKPVHRRALFAMHEMGNRWNRPYRKSARIVGDIIGKYHPHGDSAAYDTIVRMAQDFSMRYPLIDGQGNFGSVDGDPPAAMRYTEIRMARIAEELLEDLDKNTVDFVPNYDGSLEEPVVLPSRLPMLLLNGTSGIAVGVATNIPPHNLGEVVDGTVALIRNPDISVEELMQHIQGPDFPTAGFINGRDGILSAYRTGRGTVRIRARAMVERAHRTERESIVITQLPYLVNKASLIEKISELVKERKIEGIADLRDESDRDGIRIVIDLKRDEVSGVILNQLFKHTQMESTFGISMLAIDAGQPRVMNLKEMLQRFVDFRKTVVTRRTIFELNKASERAHILEGLITALDHIDAVVALIKASEDPQAAAAGLMSTFGLSEVQAKAILEMRLQRLTGLERGKILAEHAELTQLIAKLKGILEDPQKVLDIIVEELLDSKKRFGDERRTEIVESTEDIDIEDLIVEEDMVVTVSHQGYIKRNAASLYRIQRRGGKGKVGMTTKEEDFVEHIFIASTHHYILIFTNQGRVYWLKVYQIPQAGRAAKGKAIVNLVNMNPGEKVAAILPVRDFEDNRFVVMATKKGIIKKTELAAFSNPRTGGIIAINVEAGDELMDVKQTNGSQEIFLGTRKGMAIRFKEDDVRPMGRTATGVIGIRMDDDDYVVGMEILTEGNSIMTVSERGFGKRTEIEEYRLQSRGGKGILNLKTTPRIGLVSGIRQVTGNEDLMLISDSGNIIRIRVDEVPVLHRVTQGVKLIDLEEGENFSGIARVERESDARGGDDSAEGETLFDAEDDGREA, from the coding sequence GATGCACGAGATGGGAAACCGGTGGAACCGGCCCTACCGGAAGTCGGCCCGCATCGTCGGCGACATCATCGGCAAGTACCACCCCCACGGAGATTCCGCGGCCTACGACACGATCGTGCGCATGGCACAGGACTTCTCGATGCGCTACCCGCTCATCGACGGCCAGGGCAACTTCGGCTCCGTCGACGGCGACCCGCCGGCGGCGATGCGGTACACGGAAATCCGGATGGCCCGGATCGCCGAGGAGCTCCTGGAGGACCTCGACAAGAACACCGTCGACTTCGTGCCCAACTACGACGGCTCCCTGGAAGAGCCCGTGGTGCTGCCCTCGCGGCTGCCGATGCTGCTCCTGAACGGAACCTCCGGGATCGCTGTCGGGGTCGCCACGAACATCCCGCCGCACAACCTGGGCGAGGTCGTCGACGGCACGGTGGCCCTCATCCGCAACCCCGACATCTCCGTCGAGGAGCTCATGCAGCACATCCAGGGACCCGACTTCCCCACGGCGGGCTTCATCAACGGCCGCGACGGGATCCTCTCGGCCTACCGGACGGGTCGCGGCACCGTGCGCATCCGCGCGCGGGCCATGGTCGAGCGGGCCCACCGCACCGAGCGCGAGAGCATCGTCATCACGCAGCTGCCCTACCTGGTCAACAAGGCGAGCCTCATCGAGAAGATCTCCGAGCTCGTCAAGGAGCGCAAGATCGAGGGCATCGCCGACCTGCGCGACGAGTCGGACCGCGACGGCATCCGCATTGTCATCGATCTCAAGCGCGACGAGGTCTCCGGCGTCATCCTCAACCAGCTCTTCAAGCACACCCAGATGGAGAGCACCTTCGGGATCAGCATGCTGGCCATCGACGCCGGGCAGCCGCGGGTCATGAACCTCAAGGAGATGCTCCAGCGCTTCGTCGATTTCCGGAAGACCGTCGTCACGCGCAGGACGATCTTCGAGCTCAACAAGGCCAGCGAGCGGGCCCATATCCTCGAGGGGCTCATCACGGCGCTGGACCACATCGACGCCGTCGTGGCCCTCATCAAGGCCTCCGAGGACCCGCAGGCGGCCGCGGCCGGCCTCATGTCGACCTTCGGCCTCTCCGAGGTGCAGGCCAAGGCGATTCTGGAGATGCGCCTGCAGCGACTCACGGGGCTCGAGCGCGGCAAGATCCTCGCGGAGCACGCCGAGCTCACACAGCTCATCGCGAAGCTCAAGGGGATCCTCGAGGATCCCCAGAAGGTCCTCGACATCATCGTGGAGGAGCTCCTGGACTCCAAGAAGCGTTTCGGCGACGAGCGCCGGACGGAAATCGTCGAGTCGACGGAGGACATCGACATCGAGGACCTGATCGTCGAGGAGGACATGGTCGTCACCGTGTCCCACCAGGGCTACATCAAGCGCAACGCCGCCAGCCTCTACCGGATCCAGCGCCGCGGCGGCAAGGGCAAGGTCGGGATGACCACGAAGGAGGAGGACTTCGTGGAGCACATCTTCATCGCCTCGACGCATCACTACATCCTCATCTTCACGAACCAGGGACGCGTCTACTGGCTCAAGGTCTACCAGATCCCCCAGGCGGGGCGCGCCGCCAAGGGGAAGGCGATCGTGAACCTCGTCAACATGAACCCCGGCGAGAAGGTGGCCGCCATTCTCCCCGTGCGCGACTTCGAGGACAACCGGTTCGTCGTCATGGCCACCAAGAAGGGCATCATCAAGAAGACGGAGCTTGCGGCCTTCTCCAACCCGCGCACCGGGGGCATCATCGCGATCAACGTCGAGGCCGGCGACGAACTCATGGACGTCAAGCAGACCAACGGATCCCAGGAGATCTTCCTCGGGACCCGCAAGGGCATGGCCATCCGCTTCAAGGAGGACGACGTCCGCCCCATGGGCCGCACGGCCACGGGCGTCATCGGGATCCGGATGGACGACGACGACTACGTGGTGGGCATGGAAATCCTCACCGAGGGCAATTCCATCATGACCGTCTCCGAGCGCGGCTTCGGCAAGCGCACCGAGATCGAGGAGTACCGCCTCCAGAGCCGGGGCGGCAAGGGAATCCTGAATCTCAAGACCACCCCGCGGATCGGCCTCGTCTCGGGCATCCGCCAGGTGACGGGCAACGAGGACCTGATGCTCATCAGCGACTCGGGGAACATCATCCGAATCCGCGTCGACGAGGTCCCCGTGCTGCACCGCGTGACCCAGGGCGTGAAGCTCATCGACCTCGAGGAGGGCGAGAACTTCTCCGGCATCGCCCGGGTGGAGCGCGAGAGCGACGCCCGCGGCGGGGATGACTCCGCCGAGGGGGAAACGCTGTTCGACGCGGAGGACGACGGACGGGAGGCCTGA
- a CDS encoding response regulator, translated as MVQRPKVLMIDDNKEICRLMKEYLEKTGKYEVTTFTDARMGVRYAQIERPDVILLDLMMPDMDGTEAAECLLDDEGTRNIPLIFITAAIKKDEAEERLGQIHGHPILAKPVTPVEVMNEIDKVLALA; from the coding sequence ATGGTCCAAAGGCCCAAAGTGCTCATGATCGACGACAACAAGGAAATCTGCCGTCTGATGAAGGAATACCTCGAAAAGACGGGGAAATACGAAGTGACGACGTTCACCGACGCAAGGATGGGGGTCCGTTACGCCCAGATCGAAAGGCCCGACGTGATCCTGCTGGACCTCATGATGCCCGACATGGACGGCACGGAAGCCGCCGAATGCCTCCTCGACGACGAGGGGACCCGGAACATCCCTCTCATTTTTATCACGGCGGCGATCAAGAAGGACGAGGCGGAGGAGCGCTTGGGACAGATTCACGGCCACCCGATCCTTGCCAAGCCCGTCACCCCCGTCGAGGTCATGAACGAGATCGACAAAGTCCTCGCCCTGGCCTGA